The Lacipirellula parvula genome window below encodes:
- a CDS encoding type II secretion system F family protein, with product MPTFQFEAMDSTGAEIKDVIDAATEEDAQATIRQMGYFVTKISVKKVRKKAEAGGAKKKRGFVFGGVRSKDLTAFTRQLSILQDAGLPILRSLRILGEQAKPGRLKYSLEDTCEAIEGGDTLSEAMAKSPKCFDRLYVNMIKAGEAGGALEVILQRLADFKERAESLKRKVKSAMIYPVVVVCVAVGILTFIMIKIVPSFQDIFEDFDLELPTLTIYLINVAEWCQNYWYLIPGIPIAIWLTIKLIRKFRHGRIGWDQFCIKMPIFGQLVEKNIMARTSRTLGTLIASGVPILEALNITRETAGNAIFEKMFLKISERIREGDAIAGPMKEFSRLSFHPVAAFFWFCFIGGPIGLLMYMLKYRQRVVDDIVVNMVDVGEETGELDTMLYKVADTYDEEVAVLTDGLTKLMEPLLIIFLGGAVGFIVIALFVPLVDLINNLSG from the coding sequence ATGCCAACTTTCCAATTCGAGGCGATGGACTCCACCGGGGCGGAGATCAAGGACGTCATTGACGCCGCCACCGAGGAAGATGCGCAAGCGACTATCCGGCAGATGGGATACTTCGTCACGAAGATCTCCGTCAAGAAGGTTCGCAAGAAGGCCGAAGCCGGCGGAGCCAAAAAGAAACGCGGCTTCGTTTTCGGCGGCGTCCGCTCCAAAGATCTCACCGCCTTCACCCGCCAGCTTTCCATTCTCCAGGACGCCGGCCTGCCGATTCTCCGCTCGCTCCGCATTCTCGGCGAGCAAGCGAAGCCGGGCCGTCTGAAGTACTCCCTCGAAGACACTTGCGAAGCGATCGAAGGCGGCGACACCCTCTCCGAGGCGATGGCCAAGTCGCCCAAATGCTTCGACCGCCTGTACGTCAACATGATCAAGGCCGGCGAGGCGGGCGGCGCCCTCGAAGTCATTCTCCAGCGTCTCGCCGACTTCAAAGAACGGGCCGAGTCCCTCAAACGCAAAGTTAAGTCGGCGATGATCTATCCGGTCGTCGTCGTCTGCGTCGCCGTCGGTATTTTGACGTTCATCATGATCAAGATCGTCCCGAGCTTTCAGGACATCTTCGAGGACTTTGACCTTGAGCTGCCGACGCTCACGATCTACCTGATCAACGTCGCCGAGTGGTGCCAAAACTACTGGTACCTCATCCCTGGCATCCCGATCGCCATTTGGCTCACGATCAAGCTCATTCGCAAGTTCCGCCACGGCCGCATCGGCTGGGACCAGTTCTGCATCAAGATGCCGATTTTCGGCCAGCTGGTCGAAAAGAACATCATGGCCCGCACGTCGCGGACGCTCGGCACGCTGATCGCTTCGGGCGTGCCGATTCTCGAGGCCCTCAACATCACCCGCGAGACCGCCGGCAATGCGATTTTCGAGAAGATGTTCTTGAAGATCAGCGAGCGGATCCGCGAGGGCGACGCCATCGCCGGCCCGATGAAGGAATTCTCCCGCCTCAGCTTCCACCCCGTGGCGGCCTTCTTCTGGTTCTGCTTTATCGGCGGCCCGATCGGGCTCCTGATGTACATGCTCAAATACCGCCAGCGGGTCGTCGACGACATCGTCGTCAACATGGTCGACGTCGGCGAGGAAACGGGCGAGCTCGACACGATGCTCTACAAGGTGGCCGACACCTACGACGAAGAAGTCGCTGTCCTCACGGACGGCCTGACGAAGCTCATGGAACCGCTGCTGATTATCTTCCTCGGCGGCGCCGTCGGCTTCATCGTCATCGCCCTGTTCGTCCCCCTGGTCGACCTCATCAACAACCTGTCGGGCTAG
- a CDS encoding GspE/PulE family protein has product MAQRRIGQILVDLGYVSDDQLELLLEEQHQRTGQLLGQVAQDMGLINDDQLAQALAEQLHLRVVTVTDLTIDPKVISMVTEPMAQMYRIIPTEFDGNTLTVAMCDPQNLGVQDELRTFLGYNIRVVVATEPGIIKSLERYYGESTESVESIVTAMEDDAELAAAAAKVAGNSVDLTSVEALADSAPVRKLLNMVLLLAIKDHASDLHFEPFEDEFRIRIKADGVLYEMVPPPRHLAFAITTRIKVMANLDIAERRLPQDGRIELTVGGHPVDLRVSVLPTLFGESVVMRVLDRSVVSLDLRNVGMNQETMDVFRLAIAKPNGIVLVTGPTGSGKTTTLYSALNELNTIHDKLITTEDPVEYDMEGIIQVPIDASIGNTFAACLRAILRQDPDKILVGEIRDLETAEIAVQASLTGHMVFSTLHTNDAPSTITRLKDMGVPVFLITATVEAILAQRLVRRVCTKCREEHTPTKEMLDDLELSPADLKGKRFFRGSGCENCNNTGYKGRVGLFELMIMNNELRELIMRNASTDELREAARRGGMVTLRDAGMKACFDGLTTAEETIRETIMEA; this is encoded by the coding sequence ATGGCCCAACGCCGCATCGGACAAATCCTGGTCGACCTCGGTTACGTCTCCGACGACCAGCTCGAATTGCTGCTCGAAGAGCAACATCAGCGCACCGGCCAATTGCTGGGCCAGGTCGCGCAGGACATGGGTCTGATCAACGACGATCAGCTCGCCCAGGCCCTCGCCGAACAGCTCCACCTCCGCGTCGTCACCGTCACGGATCTCACCATCGATCCCAAAGTGATCTCCATGGTCACCGAGCCGATGGCGCAGATGTATCGCATCATTCCCACCGAGTTCGACGGTAACACGCTCACCGTCGCCATGTGCGACCCGCAGAACCTCGGCGTTCAGGACGAGCTGCGCACCTTCCTCGGCTACAACATCCGCGTCGTCGTCGCCACCGAGCCGGGCATCATCAAATCCCTCGAACGCTACTACGGCGAAAGCACCGAAAGCGTCGAGTCGATCGTCACCGCGATGGAGGACGACGCCGAACTGGCCGCCGCCGCCGCGAAGGTTGCCGGCAACTCGGTCGACCTCACCAGCGTCGAAGCCCTCGCCGACAGCGCTCCGGTCCGCAAGCTGCTCAACATGGTGCTGCTGCTCGCGATCAAGGACCACGCGAGCGACTTGCACTTCGAGCCGTTCGAAGACGAATTCCGCATTCGCATCAAGGCGGACGGCGTCCTCTACGAAATGGTGCCGCCTCCCCGCCACTTGGCCTTCGCGATCACCACCCGCATCAAGGTCATGGCGAACCTCGACATCGCCGAGCGCCGTCTGCCGCAAGACGGTCGCATCGAGCTCACCGTGGGCGGTCACCCTGTCGATCTCCGCGTCAGCGTCTTGCCGACCTTGTTCGGCGAGAGCGTCGTTATGCGGGTGCTCGACCGCTCGGTCGTGTCGCTCGACCTCCGTAACGTCGGCATGAACCAGGAGACGATGGACGTCTTCCGCCTAGCCATCGCCAAGCCGAACGGCATTGTCCTGGTCACCGGCCCGACCGGTTCCGGCAAGACGACGACGCTCTACTCGGCGCTCAACGAGCTCAATACGATCCACGACAAACTGATCACCACCGAAGATCCGGTCGAGTACGACATGGAAGGGATCATCCAGGTCCCCATCGACGCCTCGATCGGCAACACCTTCGCCGCCTGCCTCCGGGCCATCCTGCGGCAAGACCCCGACAAGATCCTGGTGGGCGAGATCCGCGACCTCGAAACGGCCGAAATCGCCGTTCAGGCGTCGCTCACCGGCCACATGGTGTTCAGCACGCTCCACACGAACGACGCCCCCAGCACGATCACGCGTTTGAAGGATATGGGGGTTCCCGTGTTCCTCATCACCGCCACGGTCGAGGCAATCCTCGCCCAGCGGCTGGTCCGGCGCGTCTGCACCAAGTGCCGCGAAGAGCACACGCCGACGAAGGAAATGCTGGACGATTTGGAGCTTTCGCCTGCCGACCTGAAGGGAAAACGCTTTTTTCGTGGCTCAGGTTGCGAAAATTGCAACAATACTGGGTACAAGGGGCGCGTTGGTCTGTTCGAGCTGATGATCATGAACAACGAGCTCCGCGAGCTCATCATGCGCAACGCCTCGACCGACGAACTCCGCGAGGCGGCCCGTCGGGGCGGCATGGTCACCCTCCGCGACGCCGGCATGAAGGCCTGCTTCGATGGGCTGACCACCGCCGAAGAAACGATCCGCGAAACGATTATGGAAGCGTAA